A genomic segment from Nitrospira sp. encodes:
- a CDS encoding 2',3'-cyclic-nucleotide 2'-phosphodiesterase, Bsub YmdB encodes MKVLMIGDIMGEPGRRAVARLLPKLVANRTIDVVVGNGENVAGGFGITPDLVDDLFDLGVSVITTGNHAWDKKEILDVFPREPRLLRPANYPAGVPGGGSYVCTTPGGESLGILHLMGRAFMPTIDCPFQVGKREVERLRAQASAIVVDMHAEATSEKMAMGHYLDGMVTAVVGTHTHVQTADEQILPKGTAYITDIGMTGPLHSVIGIKKELAIEKFLTGMPRRFEVASGPTVFCAVLLDLDATLGKALSIERIRVVD; translated from the coding sequence ATGAAGGTTCTGATGATCGGCGATATCATGGGCGAGCCAGGGCGACGGGCCGTGGCTCGCCTGCTGCCGAAACTCGTGGCCAACCGCACCATCGATGTGGTGGTAGGAAACGGGGAAAATGTGGCGGGGGGATTCGGCATCACTCCAGACTTGGTCGATGACCTCTTCGATCTTGGAGTATCGGTGATCACCACCGGGAATCACGCCTGGGACAAGAAGGAGATCCTGGACGTGTTTCCTCGTGAGCCGCGTCTCCTACGTCCTGCCAACTATCCGGCCGGAGTGCCAGGGGGAGGTAGTTATGTGTGTACCACCCCGGGCGGCGAGTCGCTGGGGATTCTACATCTGATGGGGCGAGCCTTCATGCCGACGATCGATTGTCCGTTTCAGGTCGGTAAGCGTGAGGTCGAGCGGCTCAGGGCGCAGGCGTCCGCGATCGTGGTGGATATGCATGCCGAAGCCACGTCCGAAAAGATGGCGATGGGACATTACCTGGACGGGATGGTGACGGCCGTGGTGGGAACCCATACACATGTGCAGACGGCCGATGAACAGATCCTTCCGAAAGGTACGGCCTACATCACGGACATCGGGATGACCGGACCGCTCCATTCGGTCATCGGCATCAAAAAAGAGCTGGCGATCGAAAAGTTTCTCACTGGGATGCCCCGTCGTTTTGAGGTGGCATCGGGACCGACCGTGTTCTGCGCCGTCCTGCTCGACCTAGATGCGACGCTCGGCAAGGCTCTGTCCATCGAGCGAATCAGAGTGGTGGATTGA
- a CDS encoding Exodeoxyribonuclease VII large subunit, with product MTGRNTSLQTLLSVSDVTRLIRDSLEQQFRDIWIEGEVSNLRMPSSGHLYFTMKDEQSQLRSVLFRSGASRLRFSLQEGMLIVARGRLSVYEPRGEYQFVVDMVEPKGIGALQLAFEQLKERLAQEGLFDEARKRPLPAFPWTIGVVTSLTGAAIRDIVAVLRRRCPLVNILIAPVPVQGDGAAESIADAITALSGIPQVEVMIVGRGGGTLEDLWAFNEEVVVRAIARSRVPVVSAVGHEIDVTLSDFAADYRAPTPSAAAEAVVPVLEEIVERLGETTGRLRRTMQTVLLMQRHRWDRSVGLLRETRFRIQAQAQRVDELSDEMVRSFKDRLALLQRSTVDHRHALLARSPQGRIRTSLVLLPQLCKRLEQEARRGLIHRKQSIGSHMSALDALSPLAILRRGYSVVQTVPVGQIVRRVSDVAVGDLVHARLSEGQLLCLVKEVLPHPVS from the coding sequence ATGACCGGGCGTAATACTTCCCTCCAAACGCTCCTCTCCGTGTCCGATGTGACGCGGCTCATTCGAGACTCCCTTGAGCAGCAGTTCCGGGACATCTGGATCGAAGGGGAAGTCTCCAATCTTCGCATGCCGAGTTCCGGGCATCTGTATTTCACCATGAAGGATGAACAGAGCCAGCTTCGCAGTGTGCTGTTTCGGTCGGGAGCGTCCAGGCTTCGATTCTCGCTTCAGGAAGGGATGTTGATCGTCGCGCGGGGGCGCCTCTCGGTGTACGAACCACGCGGTGAGTATCAATTCGTCGTCGATATGGTCGAACCGAAAGGCATCGGCGCGCTTCAGCTGGCGTTCGAGCAACTGAAGGAGCGGTTGGCGCAGGAGGGATTGTTCGACGAGGCGCGCAAACGTCCTTTGCCCGCATTTCCATGGACCATCGGCGTCGTGACTTCCCTCACCGGGGCCGCCATTCGCGATATCGTAGCGGTGCTCCGTCGTCGCTGTCCTCTCGTTAATATCTTGATTGCGCCGGTTCCGGTTCAGGGGGACGGGGCTGCTGAGTCGATTGCCGACGCCATTACGGCCTTGAGCGGGATACCGCAGGTGGAGGTCATGATCGTCGGGCGCGGCGGAGGGACTTTGGAGGATCTGTGGGCCTTCAACGAAGAAGTGGTCGTGCGCGCCATTGCCCGGTCTCGGGTACCTGTCGTCTCGGCCGTCGGGCATGAAATCGATGTGACCCTCTCGGACTTTGCCGCGGATTACCGCGCTCCGACTCCCTCTGCCGCTGCGGAGGCGGTGGTGCCGGTGCTGGAGGAGATCGTGGAACGGTTGGGCGAAACAACCGGTCGCCTTCGACGGACGATGCAAACCGTTCTGCTGATGCAACGGCATCGCTGGGACAGGTCCGTCGGCCTGTTGCGTGAAACACGGTTTCGGATTCAAGCACAGGCTCAGCGTGTGGATGAATTGAGCGATGAAATGGTGCGCTCGTTCAAAGATCGTCTGGCCCTGCTGCAGCGTTCCACGGTGGACCACCGACATGCCCTGCTGGCTCGGAGCCCGCAAGGCAGAATCCGGACTTCACTGGTGCTGCTCCCTCAGCTCTGTAAGCGGTTGGAACAGGAGGCCCGTCGAGGGCTCATTCACCGAAAGCAATCGATTGGGTCACACATGTCCGCCCTTGATGCCCTCAGTCCTTTGGCTATCTTAAGACGAGGGTATAGTGTCGTCCAAACCGTTCCGGTCGGACAGATCGTGCGACGTGTGTCCGATGTGGCGGTCGGGGATCTGGTTCACGCTCGTCTTTCCGAGGGACAACTCTTGTGCCTTGTCAAAGAGGTGCTGCCTCACCCCGTGTCTTGA
- a CDS encoding Exodeoxyribonuclease VII small subunit, whose protein sequence is MAAIKFEYAMARLETIVAELEKGDLPLDDSLKIFEEGIRLSKTCLKMLEDAERKVEILVQEKDGKKRIQAFSVGDDAVERTDEPSGG, encoded by the coding sequence GTGGCCGCGATAAAGTTTGAGTATGCGATGGCGAGATTGGAAACGATCGTCGCCGAACTCGAGAAGGGAGACCTTCCGCTTGATGACTCGCTGAAGATCTTCGAAGAAGGGATCAGGCTGTCGAAAACCTGCCTCAAGATGCTGGAAGATGCCGAACGGAAGGTGGAAATCCTGGTGCAAGAAAAGGATGGGAAGAAGCGGATTCAAGCATTTTCTGTCGGTGATGACGCGGTCGAGCGTACCGACGAACCATCCGGCGGATGA
- a CDS encoding RNA binding methyltransferase FtsJ like — translation MTHRLHSERQRLDRALVSRGVAASREEAARLIMAGLVRVDGAVVDKSAKLILPDADVVLVGRGSPYVGRGGDKLAAALDHFQVNPKGMVCFDIGCSTGGFTDCLLQRGATRVYAVDVGYGQFDWRLRQDSRVVLMERTNIRHLESGAIRDPIDLIVIDVSFISLTLVLPCVEPYLAESGFVITLIKPQFEVGKGLVGRGGIVRDDGLRQAVTEKVVSCAKQIGLELMGRMDSPIEGRKGNREILAWFGRGVGAVVR, via the coding sequence ATGACCCACCGGTTGCATTCGGAAAGGCAACGACTCGACCGTGCGTTGGTCAGTCGGGGGGTAGCCGCCAGTCGTGAGGAGGCTGCCAGGCTTATCATGGCAGGCCTTGTTCGCGTGGATGGGGCGGTGGTCGATAAGTCGGCCAAACTTATTTTGCCGGATGCTGATGTCGTGTTGGTGGGGCGTGGGTCGCCCTATGTCGGTCGCGGCGGCGACAAGTTGGCGGCAGCGCTGGATCACTTTCAGGTCAATCCGAAGGGGATGGTCTGTTTCGACATCGGTTGTTCCACCGGAGGATTCACCGATTGTCTCCTGCAGCGGGGCGCCACACGCGTGTACGCCGTGGATGTCGGATATGGACAGTTCGATTGGCGCCTTCGGCAAGATTCGCGCGTGGTGTTGATGGAACGGACCAACATCCGGCACCTTGAATCGGGTGCAATCCGAGACCCGATCGACCTGATCGTCATCGACGTGTCGTTCATTTCGCTCACCCTCGTCCTGCCGTGTGTAGAGCCGTATTTGGCGGAATCCGGTTTCGTCATCACGTTGATCAAACCGCAGTTTGAAGTGGGAAAGGGGCTTGTCGGACGAGGAGGAATCGTGCGCGATGATGGTTTGCGGCAGGCCGTCACCGAGAAAGTGGTGAGTTGTGCGAAGCAAATAGGGTTGGAGTTGATGGGACGGATGGATTCGCCCATCGAGGGGCGGAAGGGCAATCGGGAAATCCTGGCGTGGTTCGGGCGTGGAGTGGGCGCAGTCGTAAGGTAG
- a CDS encoding UDP-glucose 4-epimerase → MKVLVTGGAGFIGSHVVDRLLQEGHEVVVVDNLVTGKRKNVPKAVQFYKLDIENPKLERVFRNERPAVVFHLAAQMNVRRSVEDPMFDAQVNVLGTLSVLDQASKHGARKVIFSSSGGAIYGEQRTFPAPETHVTQPLSPYGISKLCGEHYLSYYNRLSGLQVVSLRYANVYGPRQDPEGEAGVVAIFIQKMLHREQAVVNGNGRQTRDFVFVEDVVEANLMAMGPEVEGIYNVGTGVETSINDLFRVVVDLTKVEFKEIHGPAKKGEQARSVIDATKLRHQLGWEPKVDLREGLRRTVEYFRERLG, encoded by the coding sequence ATGAAAGTTTTGGTTACCGGAGGAGCGGGGTTTATCGGGTCACATGTGGTGGATCGCCTGCTCCAAGAGGGGCACGAGGTGGTGGTCGTCGATAACCTCGTCACGGGAAAACGGAAAAACGTTCCCAAGGCGGTGCAATTCTACAAGCTTGATATCGAAAATCCCAAGCTGGAACGGGTGTTTCGCAATGAACGACCAGCGGTCGTTTTCCATCTGGCGGCGCAGATGAACGTCCGTCGTTCGGTTGAAGATCCGATGTTTGATGCGCAGGTCAATGTGCTCGGGACATTGAGCGTCCTGGATCAGGCTTCCAAACATGGCGCGCGGAAGGTCATTTTTTCGTCGTCGGGTGGAGCCATCTACGGAGAGCAACGGACCTTTCCCGCCCCTGAAACCCACGTCACCCAACCGCTGTCTCCCTACGGCATCAGCAAGTTGTGCGGAGAGCACTATCTTTCTTACTACAATCGACTGAGTGGTCTTCAGGTCGTGAGCCTTCGCTATGCCAATGTCTATGGTCCGCGACAAGATCCCGAGGGAGAAGCAGGGGTCGTGGCGATTTTCATTCAAAAAATGTTGCATCGAGAACAGGCGGTGGTGAATGGAAATGGCCGTCAGACACGCGATTTCGTGTTTGTGGAGGATGTCGTCGAGGCGAACTTGATGGCCATGGGGCCTGAAGTCGAGGGAATTTACAACGTGGGAACCGGCGTTGAGACGTCCATCAACGATCTGTTTCGAGTTGTCGTCGATCTCACCAAGGTGGAGTTCAAGGAAATACACGGACCGGCTAAAAAAGGTGAGCAGGCCAGAAGCGTCATCGATGCTACTAAGCTTCGCCATCAACTTGGGTGGGAACCCAAGGTTGACCTGCGTGAGGGGCTTAGGCGGACAGTTGAATACTTTCGCGAACGACTCGGGTAG
- a CDS encoding Rhodanese-related sulfurtransferase encodes MSFTITPKDLKSRLDKGEKLVLVDVREPWEYALAKLEGSVLVPLASLPQSLNKLDRNAEIIAYCHHGMRSADATGFLLQQGFGNVKNLIGGIDAWSIQVDPSVPRY; translated from the coding sequence ATGAGCTTCACAATCACCCCCAAGGATCTGAAATCTCGGCTGGATAAAGGCGAAAAGCTTGTGCTTGTGGATGTTCGGGAACCGTGGGAATATGCGCTTGCCAAACTGGAAGGATCCGTATTGGTCCCATTGGCCAGCCTTCCACAATCCTTGAACAAACTCGATCGCAACGCGGAGATTATCGCCTATTGCCACCATGGAATGAGAAGCGCAGATGCGACGGGATTTCTGTTACAGCAAGGGTTCGGAAACGTGAAAAATTTGATCGGCGGCATCGATGCTTGGTCTATCCAAGTAGACCCGTCGGTTCCCCGTTACTAA
- a CDS encoding Periplasmic divalent cation tolerance protein CutA, translating to MEEGRSEVVVFVTASSSDEAERIGKVVVDSRLVACANILPAVRSIFHWNNKVNVESECLIIMKTTSDRFSDLEAAIRQHHSYSVPEIIALPIIAGSIPYLNWITAETRK from the coding sequence GTGGAAGAAGGTCGATCCGAGGTCGTTGTATTCGTCACCGCCTCTTCAAGTGACGAGGCCGAGCGAATCGGGAAAGTGGTAGTGGATTCTCGGTTGGTTGCCTGTGCCAATATTTTGCCAGCCGTCCGCTCCATCTTTCACTGGAATAATAAAGTCAATGTAGAGAGTGAATGCCTGATCATCATGAAAACCACTTCGGATCGATTTTCGGACCTCGAAGCAGCCATTCGACAGCATCATAGTTATAGCGTTCCGGAAATCATTGCGCTCCCGATCATCGCCGGATCGATACCTTACTTGAATTGGATTACGGCCGAAACACGCAAGTAG
- a CDS encoding Peptidase, M23/M37 family, with protein MSQQTTETSDAYTVVVFRGSSSKPLRFSFPRKFVRKLLILVAVLIVADLLVISHYVIRTGEVWQLSAFRAEAMSAREQTAAFSSAIDDLKKRLSTMGEVNQRLRVMLGIDTTKPSGDLANGRGGDDGPMPDGKEGVQIVGSSASGMDQRQQVSEAHDGNQLEVGFAAENIEEVAQQVRESIDALAREATHQEEALQSLTQIAEQRSAQWASTPSIWPVRGWVTSGFGPRVSPFTEKPAWHDGLDIGASPNAPVQAPALGRVVTVAFDSKMGNMLKLDHGFGIETVYGHLAKSLVKEGQRVKRGDVVALVGSTGLSTGPHLHYMVKKNGQSLDPTKFILD; from the coding sequence ATGAGTCAGCAAACGACCGAAACGAGTGATGCCTACACTGTCGTCGTCTTTCGTGGTTCGTCTTCCAAACCGCTTCGGTTTAGCTTCCCACGGAAATTCGTTCGTAAACTTTTGATCCTGGTCGCAGTTTTGATTGTGGCGGACCTGCTCGTGATCTCTCATTATGTCATACGGACCGGAGAAGTGTGGCAGCTGTCTGCGTTTAGGGCTGAAGCGATGAGTGCGCGTGAACAAACCGCTGCCTTTTCCTCCGCGATTGACGATTTGAAAAAGCGTCTTTCCACCATGGGCGAAGTAAATCAACGACTTCGGGTCATGTTGGGGATCGATACGACCAAACCGTCCGGTGACCTGGCGAACGGGCGAGGAGGCGACGATGGTCCAATGCCTGACGGTAAGGAAGGTGTGCAGATAGTTGGTTCATCCGCATCTGGAATGGACCAGCGGCAGCAAGTTTCTGAGGCGCATGATGGCAATCAGTTAGAGGTCGGTTTCGCGGCAGAGAATATTGAGGAAGTCGCTCAGCAGGTTCGCGAAAGCATTGATGCTCTCGCACGCGAAGCGACGCATCAAGAAGAGGCACTCCAAAGTCTCACTCAAATTGCTGAACAGCGCTCGGCTCAATGGGCTTCAACCCCGTCGATTTGGCCCGTGCGTGGTTGGGTAACTTCAGGGTTTGGACCCCGTGTCTCGCCGTTCACTGAGAAGCCCGCCTGGCATGATGGCCTCGACATCGGTGCTTCTCCGAATGCTCCTGTCCAGGCTCCTGCACTTGGGCGTGTGGTCACCGTTGCCTTTGACTCGAAAATGGGCAATATGCTCAAACTTGACCATGGGTTCGGTATCGAAACGGTGTATGGGCACCTTGCCAAGTCTTTGGTCAAGGAAGGCCAACGGGTCAAGCGCGGTGATGTCGTGGCTCTTGTCGGGAGCACCGGCCTTTCTACAGGTCCGCATCTTCATTATATGGTGAAGAAAAACGGCCAATCGCTTGATCCGACCAAATTCATTCTCGATTAA
- a CDS encoding Formate--tetrahydrofolate ligase, with translation MTDLEIARSVTPRHIFEIAQTLGIHSDDLIPFGRYKAKIALGLEERLTNRPLGRYILVTAINPTPLGEGKTTTSIGLSMGLCRLGFRSAVTLRQPSLGPVFGIKGGGTGGGRAQVCPMEDINLHFTGDAHAVSASHNLLSAFVDNHIFHGNTLRLNSQGIKWPRTLGVSDRALREVVLGTGTGRRSGQFVITEASEIMAVLALATDHADLRQRLGKILVGLTESGQLTSAEVFGGVGSMAVLLKDALLPNLVQTLEGTPAFVHAGPFGNIAHGNCSIVSDRLALRCAEYVVTEAGFGSDLGAEKFFNIKCRTSGLRPDAGVVVATLRALKLHGGGGAVKVGSPLPVGLTGPNRAALDKGFANLEQHIANVHAHGVPVVVAVNAFKDDSADELKWVCERAKAAGAEAAAVSTHWTDGGRGAEELAQAVVKVASQGARFTHLYDAAWPIKKKIETIATTMYGAVGVSFLPQAERDIDLATGWGFDRLPICMAKTPLSLSHDPSMKGRPSGFTVPIQELRILAGAGFLTALCSGIQLMPGLPKKPAGERIDMDLRSGEIVGLA, from the coding sequence ATGACTGATCTGGAAATTGCCCGTTCTGTCACCCCGAGGCATATCTTTGAGATCGCGCAGACACTAGGTATCCATTCGGATGACCTGATCCCATTCGGTCGTTATAAGGCGAAGATCGCTCTTGGTTTGGAGGAGCGGCTCACAAACAGACCGCTCGGTCGGTATATTTTGGTCACTGCTATCAATCCGACCCCCCTTGGAGAGGGAAAAACGACCACCTCTATCGGGCTGAGCATGGGGCTGTGTCGATTGGGATTTCGGTCTGCTGTCACTCTGAGACAGCCGTCTTTGGGACCGGTCTTTGGAATCAAGGGAGGAGGCACAGGAGGCGGACGTGCCCAGGTCTGCCCGATGGAGGATATCAATCTTCATTTCACCGGCGACGCTCATGCCGTATCAGCAAGCCATAACCTTCTTTCGGCGTTCGTGGACAACCACATCTTTCATGGAAATACCCTCAGGCTCAACTCACAGGGAATCAAATGGCCTCGCACGCTCGGTGTGAGTGACCGTGCGCTGCGCGAGGTTGTTTTGGGTACAGGAACCGGGAGGCGGTCCGGACAATTCGTGATCACCGAGGCCTCTGAAATCATGGCGGTGTTGGCTCTGGCTACGGACCACGCCGACCTTCGTCAACGTCTCGGAAAAATTCTGGTCGGACTGACGGAAAGCGGGCAATTGACCAGTGCAGAGGTGTTCGGTGGTGTCGGCTCCATGGCCGTGTTGCTGAAGGACGCATTGTTGCCGAATTTAGTGCAGACGTTGGAAGGAACCCCTGCCTTCGTCCATGCCGGGCCATTCGGCAATATCGCCCATGGAAATTGTTCGATTGTGTCGGACCGGTTGGCGTTGCGTTGTGCCGAGTATGTGGTCACGGAAGCAGGGTTCGGCAGTGACTTGGGGGCTGAGAAGTTTTTCAACATCAAGTGCCGTACGTCCGGCCTTCGACCGGATGCGGGGGTTGTTGTCGCCACACTGCGGGCACTCAAGCTCCATGGAGGAGGTGGGGCGGTAAAGGTTGGTTCCCCGTTGCCTGTCGGCTTGACTGGACCGAATCGGGCGGCGTTGGACAAAGGGTTTGCGAATCTCGAACAACATATCGCCAATGTTCACGCCCACGGAGTGCCAGTCGTGGTGGCGGTGAACGCCTTCAAAGATGATTCAGCCGATGAATTGAAATGGGTGTGCGAACGGGCGAAGGCTGCGGGCGCAGAGGCGGCAGCCGTATCGACCCATTGGACCGACGGAGGGAGAGGGGCGGAGGAACTCGCGCAGGCCGTCGTCAAGGTCGCTTCGCAGGGGGCAAGATTTACCCATCTTTATGATGCGGCTTGGCCGATCAAAAAAAAGATCGAAACCATTGCGACCACGATGTATGGAGCGGTCGGAGTTTCGTTTCTGCCTCAAGCGGAGCGAGACATCGATCTTGCGACAGGATGGGGATTCGACCGGCTTCCCATTTGCATGGCGAAGACGCCCTTGTCGCTCTCCCATGATCCCTCGATGAAAGGTCGACCATCAGGCTTCACAGTGCCGATTCAGGAATTGCGGATCTTGGCCGGGGCCGGCTTTCTCACCGCGCTCTGCTCAGGCATCCAGTTGATGCCCGGCTTGCCGAAAAAGCCTGCGGGAGAACGAATCGATATGGACCTCCGCTCGGGAGAGATTGTGGGGCTGGCGTAG
- a CDS encoding HflC protein, producing MSKQGFILALVGIVLGLFILGASPFYIVDVTQNAIVVQLGKPVRNVTEAGLYLKMPFIEEVTYFDKRLLDYDSNAQDVITQDKKTLLLDNFAKWRITDPLKVYQAFQSQRGALQRLHDIIYSELRVELGRHDLAEIVSSARAQLMAVVTQRANEKASAYGIEIQDVRIKRADLPEQNEKAVFARMQAERERQAKQYRAEGAEESQKIKSEAEKDREIILAEAYRESEELRGGGDAKAFRIYAEAYRQDPHFFEFTRTMEAYRKTLKDKTTVLVSPESEFFRFLKQR from the coding sequence ATGAGCAAACAAGGATTTATCCTGGCACTGGTCGGTATCGTCCTCGGCCTGTTCATCTTGGGTGCATCTCCCTTCTACATCGTCGATGTCACTCAAAATGCCATCGTGGTCCAATTGGGCAAGCCCGTCCGCAATGTGACCGAAGCAGGCCTCTACCTGAAGATGCCCTTCATCGAGGAGGTGACCTACTTCGACAAACGACTCCTGGACTACGATTCCAATGCGCAAGACGTCATCACGCAGGATAAGAAGACACTGCTCCTCGACAACTTCGCCAAATGGCGGATCACCGATCCGTTGAAGGTCTATCAGGCGTTCCAGAGCCAGCGTGGCGCGCTCCAACGCCTGCACGACATTATCTATTCGGAGTTGCGTGTTGAATTGGGGCGGCACGATCTGGCGGAAATCGTTTCGTCTGCCAGGGCTCAACTCATGGCGGTGGTGACACAACGCGCCAATGAAAAGGCGTCGGCCTATGGGATCGAAATCCAAGATGTCCGCATCAAGCGTGCCGACCTCCCGGAACAGAACGAGAAGGCCGTGTTTGCGCGAATGCAGGCGGAGCGGGAACGGCAGGCGAAACAATACCGCGCGGAAGGTGCGGAGGAGTCGCAAAAAATCAAATCCGAAGCCGAGAAGGATCGAGAAATCATTCTCGCAGAAGCGTATCGAGAATCTGAAGAGCTCCGTGGGGGTGGGGACGCAAAGGCCTTTCGGATCTATGCCGAAGCCTATCGCCAGGACCCGCACTTTTTCGAGTTCACCCGCACCATGGAAGCTTATCGCAAAACGCTCAAGGACAAGACCACCGTCCTCGTCAGTCCTGAGTCAGAATTCTTTCGGTTCCTCAAGCAGCGCTAG
- a CDS encoding HflK protein encodes MVWDPKDPWSKKGEDLDEAFKQAQGQLRNLLPSGGFRNLLLVAFTVFLIWQSAFIVAPDEEGVVKRFGVPVRVVDPGPHLKIPVVESVLQPKVAKLHRVEIGFRTDRQARQQMIPQEALMLTGDMNILAIEFIVQYKIKSSREYLFNVADIHDTIGKAAEASMREVIGKSKIDEALTTGKAQIQQDTQELLQRILDDYKTGVQVAAVQLQDVDPPEAVAAAFKDVTNAKEDREKLINQAQGYRNDIIPKAKGEAAQLVNQAKGYAQARLNRAQGEANRFVATLKEYNQAKDIISKRIYIETLEDVLPHIDKFVLDGKGGDRTLPYLPLDRFSKPAPTGATQERTP; translated from the coding sequence ATGGTTTGGGATCCCAAAGATCCTTGGAGCAAGAAAGGTGAGGACTTGGATGAGGCCTTCAAACAGGCCCAAGGCCAGCTTCGCAACCTGCTGCCGTCCGGCGGATTCCGCAATCTCCTCCTCGTCGCCTTCACGGTCTTTCTGATCTGGCAGAGCGCGTTCATCGTGGCACCGGACGAAGAAGGGGTCGTCAAGCGCTTCGGCGTCCCGGTTCGAGTAGTCGATCCCGGCCCGCACTTGAAGATTCCCGTCGTCGAAAGTGTGTTGCAACCGAAAGTCGCGAAACTCCACCGTGTAGAAATCGGATTTCGAACCGACCGCCAGGCCCGTCAGCAAATGATCCCACAGGAAGCGTTGATGCTGACCGGCGACATGAACATTCTGGCCATCGAATTCATCGTCCAATACAAGATCAAGAGTTCACGGGAGTACCTGTTCAATGTGGCGGACATCCACGATACCATCGGCAAGGCGGCGGAAGCGTCCATGCGGGAAGTCATCGGCAAGAGCAAGATCGACGAAGCCCTCACCACCGGCAAGGCGCAGATCCAGCAGGACACGCAGGAACTCTTACAACGTATCCTGGACGACTACAAGACCGGCGTGCAGGTCGCTGCAGTCCAGCTGCAGGATGTCGATCCACCCGAAGCGGTGGCGGCGGCATTCAAAGACGTGACCAATGCCAAGGAAGACCGCGAGAAACTGATCAACCAGGCACAGGGTTATCGCAACGACATCATTCCCAAAGCCAAGGGCGAGGCGGCGCAGTTGGTCAATCAAGCGAAGGGCTATGCCCAGGCACGGCTCAACCGCGCCCAAGGAGAAGCGAATCGATTCGTAGCGACCTTGAAGGAATACAACCAGGCCAAGGATATCATCAGCAAGCGAATTTACATCGAAACCCTGGAAGACGTGCTCCCTCACATCGACAAATTCGTCCTTGATGGTAAGGGCGGGGACCGTACCCTGCCCTACCTTCCGCTCGATCGATTCTCCAAGCCTGCTCCGACCGGCGCGACTCAGGAGCGGACGCCATGA
- a CDS encoding Arsenical resistance operon repressor translates to MKGSTVKYSARAAELFHALADQTRLDILDELKDGERCVCELTDRLQAGQSRLSFHLKVLKEAGLIQDRRDGRWMYYTVNAEGIAELDELVASFKQSRKVRRAAGCC, encoded by the coding sequence ATGAAAGGAAGTACGGTAAAATATTCGGCGCGGGCTGCGGAGCTGTTCCATGCCCTTGCGGACCAGACCAGGCTGGACATTCTCGATGAGCTGAAGGACGGGGAGCGCTGCGTCTGCGAATTGACGGACCGGTTGCAAGCCGGGCAGTCCCGCCTCTCATTTCACCTCAAGGTGCTCAAGGAGGCGGGTTTGATTCAAGATCGACGGGACGGACGGTGGATGTACTATACGGTGAATGCCGAAGGCATCGCCGAATTGGATGAGCTGGTGGCGTCCTTCAAACAGAGCCGGAAGGTGCGCCGGGCGGCGGGCTGTTGTTGA
- a CDS encoding SAM-dependent methyltransferase, which translates to MEAKVIRNLVKGKYGEAAMRAKNGGSSCCGASPPLVNVDPITSNLYSSQEREGLPADAVAASLGCGNPTALAELHVGETVLDLGSGGGIDVFLSGQRVGPTGKAYGLDMTDEMLALARDNQRQAGVENVEFLKGEIEQIPLPDRSVDVIISNCVINLSGEKERVFAEVFRVLRPGGRLALSDIVVRGTVPAEIRRHLELWAGCVAGALEETEYCELLGRAGFVEIGIEPTRVYQADDVKSFLAGTELTSDRLAAQADGKFMSAFIRARKPAVSA; encoded by the coding sequence GTGGAGGCAAAAGTTATTCGAAATTTGGTCAAGGGGAAGTATGGGGAAGCAGCCATGAGGGCCAAGAACGGCGGCAGTTCCTGCTGCGGGGCGTCCCCCCCGCTGGTGAACGTCGATCCGATCACGTCCAATCTCTATTCAAGTCAAGAACGGGAGGGGCTGCCAGCCGATGCGGTCGCCGCTTCTCTAGGCTGTGGAAATCCGACCGCCTTGGCGGAACTCCATGTCGGGGAGACGGTGCTGGATCTGGGGTCCGGCGGAGGCATCGATGTGTTCCTCTCTGGACAACGTGTCGGTCCGACGGGCAAGGCCTACGGCCTGGACATGACGGACGAAATGCTGGCGTTGGCCAGGGACAATCAACGTCAAGCCGGCGTAGAGAACGTCGAGTTTTTGAAGGGCGAAATCGAACAGATTCCACTGCCCGATCGATCGGTAGACGTCATCATCTCGAACTGCGTCATCAACCTGTCCGGCGAGAAGGAGCGTGTGTTTGCGGAAGTCTTTCGTGTCTTGCGTCCTGGAGGTCGGCTGGCCTTGTCCGACATTGTGGTACGGGGAACGGTTCCGGCGGAAATTCGCCGGCATCTCGAACTGTGGGCGGGTTGCGTCGCCGGTGCGCTTGAAGAGACGGAGTATTGTGAGTTGCTTGGCCGGGCTGGGTTTGTCGAGATCGGGATCGAGCCCACTCGCGTCTACCAGGCCGACGACGTGAAATCGTTCCTGGCCGGCACGGAGCTGACCAGTGATCGTTTGGCTGCGCAGGCCGACGGCAAGTTCATGAGCGCGTTTATTCGAGCGAGAAAGCCGGCGGTCTCCGCCTGA